In Alosa alosa isolate M-15738 ecotype Scorff River chromosome 19, AALO_Geno_1.1, whole genome shotgun sequence, a genomic segment contains:
- the nkx2.2a gene encoding homeobox protein Nkx-2.2a isoform X1, with the protein MSLTNTKTGFSVKDILDLPDTNDEEGSITGAEDDTEGSEPTKTPRVLVQSPLEGVQNLPLKNPFYDNSDNPYTRWLATTDSIQYSYSDVGARRRMLIVFSHAVHGLSANSQDSSAKSPEPSADESPDNDKETSSNGSDSGKKRKRRVLFSKAQTYELERRFRQQRYLSAPEREHLASLIRLTPTQVKIWFQNHRYKMKRARAEKGMEVTHLPSPRRVAVPVLVRDGKPCHTLKAQDLAATFPAGIPFSAYSAQSLQHMQYNAHYSAATTPQFPSAHHLVQTQQWTW; encoded by the exons ATGTCGTTGACCAACACAAAGACGGGCTTTTCTGTAAAGGACATTTTGGACCTCCCTGACACGAACGATGAAGAAGGATCTATCACTGGAGCGGAGGACGACACAGAGGGATCGGAACCTACAAAAACGCCTCGAGTTTTGGTGCAAAGTCCACTTGAAGGTGTTCAAAATCTGCCTTTAAAGAACCCCTTTTATGATAATAGTGACAATCCTTACACAAGATGGCTTGCCACCACAGACAGCATCCAGTATTCAT ATTCCGATGTTGGCGCCAGAAGAAGGATGCTCATTGTGTTTTCCCACGCAGTGCATGGTCTATCCGCTAACTCACAAGACTCATCAGCCAAATCGCCAGAGCCTTCCGCCGATGAATCACCAGACAACGACAAGGAAACTTCAAGCAACGGCAGCGACTCCGGTAAGAAACGCAAGAGAAGAGTGCTGTTCTCCAAGGCGCAGACTTACGAACTCGAACGCCGCTTTAGGCAACAGAGGTACCTTTCGGCACCCGAGAGAGAACATCTCGCTAGCTTGATTCGCCTGACACCGACGCAAGTGAAAATTTGGTTCCAGAACCACCGATACAAAATGAAGAGGGCTCGCGCTGAGAAAGGTATGGAAGTGACCCATCTCCCCTCACCACGACGGGTGGCCGTCCCTGTATTAGTCAGGGATGGTAAACCCTGCCACACGCTAAAAGCTCAGGACTTGGCGGCCACTTTTCCGGCTGGAATACCCTTCTCCGCATATAGCGCCCAGTCCCTCCAGCACATGCAATATAACGCCCATTATAGCGCCGCCACTACACCACAGTTCCCTTCGGCACATCACTTGGTACAAACGCAACAGTGGACTTGGTGA
- the nkx2.2a gene encoding homeobox protein Nkx-2.2a isoform X2 — MSLTNTKTGFSVKDILDLPDTNDEEGSITGAEDDTEGSEPTKTPRVLVQSPLEGVQNLPLKNPFYDNSDNPYTRWLATTDSIQYSLHGLSANSQDSSAKSPEPSADESPDNDKETSSNGSDSGKKRKRRVLFSKAQTYELERRFRQQRYLSAPEREHLASLIRLTPTQVKIWFQNHRYKMKRARAEKGMEVTHLPSPRRVAVPVLVRDGKPCHTLKAQDLAATFPAGIPFSAYSAQSLQHMQYNAHYSAATTPQFPSAHHLVQTQQWTW, encoded by the exons ATGTCGTTGACCAACACAAAGACGGGCTTTTCTGTAAAGGACATTTTGGACCTCCCTGACACGAACGATGAAGAAGGATCTATCACTGGAGCGGAGGACGACACAGAGGGATCGGAACCTACAAAAACGCCTCGAGTTTTGGTGCAAAGTCCACTTGAAGGTGTTCAAAATCTGCCTTTAAAGAACCCCTTTTATGATAATAGTGACAATCCTTACACAAGATGGCTTGCCACCACAGACAGCATCCAGTATTCAT TGCATGGTCTATCCGCTAACTCACAAGACTCATCAGCCAAATCGCCAGAGCCTTCCGCCGATGAATCACCAGACAACGACAAGGAAACTTCAAGCAACGGCAGCGACTCCGGTAAGAAACGCAAGAGAAGAGTGCTGTTCTCCAAGGCGCAGACTTACGAACTCGAACGCCGCTTTAGGCAACAGAGGTACCTTTCGGCACCCGAGAGAGAACATCTCGCTAGCTTGATTCGCCTGACACCGACGCAAGTGAAAATTTGGTTCCAGAACCACCGATACAAAATGAAGAGGGCTCGCGCTGAGAAAGGTATGGAAGTGACCCATCTCCCCTCACCACGACGGGTGGCCGTCCCTGTATTAGTCAGGGATGGTAAACCCTGCCACACGCTAAAAGCTCAGGACTTGGCGGCCACTTTTCCGGCTGGAATACCCTTCTCCGCATATAGCGCCCAGTCCCTCCAGCACATGCAATATAACGCCCATTATAGCGCCGCCACTACACCACAGTTCCCTTCGGCACATCACTTGGTACAAACGCAACAGTGGACTTGGTGA